AAGGATTTTGAAATGTAACATTCCCAGACCAAAACTGAGCCTTCCTCAGTGCAGCATCCATTTGAGacctgatttttaaattcatttatttagaTAAGAAGAATAAAAGCCTGTAGCAGGGCTGGACTTGCTGGTCCCCTCTGCAGTCCCCACCCTCCTTCTGGTCCCAGTGGGCTCTGTGACAGACCATGTGGTGCTTTTCCATGCAGGATTCCCTTAGAGCTGTTGGAGGAATGCCGGCTCCCTGGGTAACCAGTACCATTTGCTCATCAGGTTGGGATCTCCCTGGTTACAGGAGCTGCGCCGGGGCCACCTCTCCCAAGTCACCCTCTGCTCCGGGATGTTCCCTGTCTTCTCCAGAGACACATTAACATGGAAATTCATATGCTTGCTTTTCTGGCCCATCCCCTCTCTAGAGACGGATACTTCCTTGGTGGCTTTGGTGGACATTCCAAAGCGTCTTCGAGGAATGAAGttaaaaatagacatttttagAGCCCTCCTTAAAGCAGTGGTGATGCCACTTGTAGATATTCCTGTTCTGGATTCCTTTCTGGCTTGTGGCTGCTTCCATGCAGCGCCTCCAGTCAGGGAGGTGGATGCAGggatccccatgtcccctcatTGGAGGTTTCACTCCCATGGGACGCTGGGGTTGAGTAGCCATGGCTGCCATGAGCTGACCTGGGTTTTGATgtagctgctgcctctgctctggagtAAATCCAGAGCTATTATCCCTTGCTGGTGCTTTCCAGCTAGTTCCTCTGGAAAGCAATTATTTACAGAACCTAGAATAACATCCTGGCCCATTTATTTGGGAAACATTCTTAGATATCTGCCGTGGCAATGGTTCTGCTGTAACTTCAAAGTACCGGAGCTACCTGAGCCTGTGCTGTCCTTCCACACAGAGTCACGCGCAGTCTGTGGAGGAGCTGTCACCCAGCCACCcacactgccctgtccctggggcGCAGGATGTAGTGGGATTTAACAGAGGGGTGACAGGCACACAGGGCCAGGGTGGCATGTCCCGGTCCCTCCAGGCTGAGGGCCCGTGGGTGGTCCCGAGCGGTGTTTCCTGAGAGCCGCTGGGCCGTAGCCGCCCGATGCTGCTCCCAGAGGGCAGCTCTTGACTCTGCCCTTTCTCCTGGCAGTTTCAGATTGGAGAGCTGGCAAATACTCTGACTAGTAAATTGGAGTTCCTGGGCATCAACAGACAATCTATCTCCAACTTCCACATGTTGCTGTTGCAGACAGAGGTAACCGAGCCTTCGCCCCTCGCTCCGGCCTCGTGTTCCGGAGCGGATCGGATGCAATCCGCCGTCCGAGCGCCGGTGCTGCGTGAGCCTCGTGGCGCCTCGCCGCGCAGGGCCCTCCCTTCCTCGGCGGGGGGAGAGCATGGCTTGGCGCGGAGGCGGGGGTGTCCTCCTCCTGGCCCCCCGCGTCCCGTGCTGGAAGGGAGCCTCCCGATCCTCGAGTCCCGTCCCCCCCAGGGCCACTGGCAGCCCACCTCACCGGCTTCCCCCGGTTCTTGCCCTCTAGACCCGCATTGCAGACTGGCGAGAAGGTGCTCTCAATGGAAACTACCTCAAACGCAAACTCCAAGACGCAGCCGAACAGCTTAAACAATACGAAATAAACGCCACCCCTAAAGGCTGGTCCTGCCACTGGGACAGGTACGCGCTCTCCTCCTTTCTCACCTTTCATCTCTGACATCTCAGACATGATTTGTGACCATCAACCACCTGACGACGCTGGCGCCGTCCCTCTGGCAGACTGAGAGCGGCTTCTGTTagtgctgggcaggcagagaaACGTCCGGCACTCGCAGAGTTTGGGCCAGCCACCAAACTGGAGGATCCAGACGGAGTGCCCAGTGCTTTGCGACGGAGCTGATTCCCTGATGGACAGAGCTGGTTGTCCCTCTCGCGAGTGTCCAGCACTGTGAGGGGCGGGCCTGGGGGGTCGCGCATGCGAGAGCTCTGTGAACTTTGCAGGATCTCTGGATCAACTCTTCTGACCAACAGCTCTTCCAAAGGACAAACTTCAACTCACCGACGGAACGAAGAACAAGATTTCTGTCTCCTGCCAGCAGGTCAGACCCAAACATTTCTTTGTCTATTTGGCTTTCTtgattaattttcctttgtttgaaatctttgctcttttgtttttcagctccCAGATCCGCTCCCTCTCTCTAGCATTCACTGTGTGTTTGACACCAAGAATATCATAAAAAACTGCGCACCATGGGGTAGGGGGGCAGCCGCTTCCCTCCATTGGGCTGTTCCCCTGTGCCTCTTCTCGGAGGGCGACTTTCAGCCAAGGCCGTGCTGAAAGTCCCAATGTTAGCGAGACGTTGCCAGCGTTCCTGGCCCTCCTCTCCCTCGGAGTGGGGGGGCCTCAGGGCGAAGTTCCCGCAGCCAGCGATAGCAAATAGCTTTGAGCGAGTCGGCTCgggcctctcctgcctctgtccTCAAAGTTGTTTGTTGTGTGTGGGAGAGCGGCAGCCCTGCTGCACGAGGGTCTCCCCTGCGAGAGCGCAGCGCTGTCGTGGGCAGGCCCGCCTCGGAGTGTCGGGGGCGGAGAAGGGAAGCTGAAgcctccttctctttcttgtGATCTAGGGAGCATAGACGCTATTTCTATGTTAACGAGCGCTCGGGAGAGTCGCAATGGGAGTTCCCCGACGGGGAGGACGAAGAGGAGGGACAGCGAGGCGCCGCCGACAGAAAACCCGACAGTCCTCCAAAGCCACCTCCCAAAGACAAAGGAGAGCACGCCGAGGGGCCCGCCGAGCGCCCCGCAGGTACGCCTCGCTGGCACTGGGGGTCCTGGCCCCAGAGCAGGGGATGCGGGGCAGGGCAGTCCACAGGTGGGACCACGGGCAGGAGCAGGTGGTACAGACCGTAGGCTGGGCATTCAAGCCTGTGTCAATGTGTGTTCTTCAGGCTCCCTTTGTAAAGAATCCTTCTCAGGCCAAGTTCCTGCTACGTCTCTCATGCCGCTCACTCCGTTTTGGACTCTGCTTCAGTCCTCCGTCCCAGTCCTCCAACCTCCCTTGCCTTTGGAAATGCCTCCGCCACCTCCACCCCCCCCAGACTCGCCCCCGCCACCTCCACCGCCACCCCCACCCCCCGGAGAAGATGGGGAGATCCAGGAAGTGGAGATGGAAGATGAGGGAGGTGAGGAGCCGCCTGCCCCAGGAACAGAAGAAGATGCTCCCCTGAAGTCCCTGGTGCGCCCTGCTGCCAGCAACAGCCAGGTAAGCAGTGGAGCCAGGGCTCCACTGATTCCAGAGTGTGAGACTGGGAAATGGATGTGTAATGGTGCTCCTGGCTCAACACTCACCTCAGCACTCTCTTCTAGGCTACTGTTGATCCGAGCCCATCCCCGCTGCTCTCGGCCAAGCcacagaagaggaaagcagTGGAGATGAGCCCAGGGCTGATGCAGCGGACGGCCACCATTGGCAGCTGCCCCGTCATCTACAGCCAGCCCCTGATGGCCACGGGCAAGTACCAGCCATCAGCCGTGCCCTTGGCCTCCCTAAGGCCACGCCAGCGTCTCCAGAGCGAGATCCAGGCACGGCCCAACCTCCGCATGGCTCCAGGCCACGCCGGCCCTCAGCCCACGGCGCTGGGGCTGCAGTCCAGCTACCTGGGTGtgacaggacctgctgcacctTCCATGATGGGATACTCGGAGTGCGCTGTGCCCGTCAGCCTGGCCGCCACGGCCACCGCGCAGCCAGCACCGGCAcgggcagccctgccagccacgggcactgcagctgagcagccGCCGCCCCCGCCACCCCCACAGACTCCCCCGCCGCCCACCCCCAAGGCGCCGCCGCctccagagaaggagaagcCAAGGAAGGGGCGCAAGGACAAGGTAGGCTGGGTGGGTGGTGGCCTCACACCGGCAccattccttccctcctccctttccAGACGCGCTCACCGCTGTTATTTTTGTGGCACAGGGCAAGAAGGGCAAGACAAAGATGCCATCGCTGGTGAAGAAGTGGCAAAGTATCCAGCGGGAGCTGGATGAGGAGGAGAATTCCAGCTCCAGTGAGGAGGACCGGGAAACCACAGCCCAGCGGCGCATCGAGGaatggaagcagcagcagctgatgagGTACAGACCCCGAGGGCTGGCACCAGGACATTTCCTGGTGCCTTGTAAGGGTGGGGGATCCATGAGAGGGCCAGCTGGGTGCTGACATCCTGCTTTATCCCTGCAGTGGCATGGCTGAGAGGAACGCCAACTTTGAGGCACTGCCAGAGGACTGGCGATCACGGCTGAAACGGAGGAAAACAGCCTCGAGCACATGAGGCATGCAGTGCCGTGCCCAcctcttggggtttttttgttttgttttgttttttacagaTGTACAGTTCCTTTGACCATTGTCCAATAAATCGTAGCAATTTGGGAAGTGCCATCTCATTGATTCTGCTGAGGGCAGGTGGTAGATGGGGATGGGGATCACAACAGATCCCTGTGATCCACGATTATGAGTTGGGTGGGCATGTGGATTGTGGAGgcaggaaagctctgcagagaaaactGGGCAGGCTGGATTGAAGGGCTGAGGGTAAAGACCAAGTGCCAAGTCCTACACTTGGGTCACATAAACCCTGTTGAatgctccaggctgggggaagagaggctggaaaggtgggaaaggccctgggggtgctggtgagaGCAGCTGAACGTGAGCCCAGGTGGACAAAAGGCTGAtggcagctgggctgtcccCTGTTCTGATGCTGCTgggccacctccagccctggggacaaaTCTGTAGCCCTCATTGCAAGAGGGGCTGTCCAAAGAAGGGAATGGAGCCAGaagaagggtctggagcaccaggaggagctgcaggggctcAGCCTAGAGTGAAGGAGGCTTGGAGGGACCCTCTGGCTccccacaactccctgacaagaagggtgcagccagggggtgtgccaggctctgctgccagggaacaaatgacaggaaaagagaaaacagcctCAAGCTCTGCCAGGGGAAGTTGAGATTGGACAaggggaggaatttcttcatagAAAGTGGTGTCAGGTATCAGAAGGGGCTGCTCAGAAAGGTGGTCGAGTCCCCAGCCCTAGAGCTGTCCAAAGaatgactggacatggcaccCAGTGCTCTggtctgggtgacaaggtggggattgaTCACAGGTTCGGCTCAATgatcctggaggtcttttccaaccgtAATGACTGTAAAATCCCTCTGgatcctttcccagctctgctccaggaccGCCCCATTCCTCCCTGTAGCTCAGCAACCaagtgccagcccagccctgacaCCGCCACTGCTGTTCCGGGTCTCCCAGGGCTCTCACAGCCATGGAGCCCACAGGGCGCcgtgctgcccagggaggggagggggcttcGGCAGGGTTTGGTGGGGGACGGGTCCTGAAGCCCTATGACAGCTTCATCCGCACCCACCTGCGCTTCTATGGCTACTTCCGAGGTGAGTCCTGGCCGCGGtgccctcctgtccctgggctgtgtcccctcctgcccccaggctgcagagctgttctcCCCAAGACGAGAAGACGGGCAGGGAAGAGACTGCCATGTCCCCGGGGAAACCCTCTGGGCAGCATCCCAAGGCATCCACCATGGGCAACACCGGCCCCACCGGGCAACGAGGTCCTGGGCATGAGCCAAACCGTGAGTGAGACCCTGCACCCCCTCACAGCCCCCCAGCACAGTgtcctcccagcacagcaagtGTGGTGGGAGGGCCTGTCCCTGCCTTGGTTTTGGGGGCTGCCCCTACCCCAACCACACTGGAGaccccccagcccttcccggTGCTCTTGCAGCCCCCAGGGTGGTGCGGACGCTCCACCAGGGCAGACTAGCCCCCTTTACGCAGCCCTGGAGGTCTCCAGGAGAACCACAGGCTCcattctccctccctgctccccgcTGGCCTGTGGAGTGTGAAGTCATCCAGGAGACGATAGAGCACATTGGTGAGGGGATGCTCCAACTGTCCCCCCACCTCGCCCCTGTGCCAGTCCCCTGTTGTGCATATGGTGTTTGTGtcctcccctctcccagagTGGGTCCCACCCAAACCAGAGCCCTTCTGCCCACCCATGGGCCCAGAGCAGGCCCTGTACACCCTCGGTGAGGAGCAAGGCACTGTCGTCTACCACTCCAGCCCAGGTAATGGAGCGCGGGCAGCACCCCTGAGTGCATCCACTCTCCCCAGACCCCCATcgctgtccctgctccccccaCAGTGCTCCAAGGATCCTGCTTTAGCTGTGCGCGGGTCGGGGGAGCCCCGGGGCCACTCTCCTCACCAGCAGCCCCCTTGGAGGGTCCCCAGGACACCACGCTGCTCTTCGAGTCCCGCTTTGAGAGTGGGAATCTCCAGAAGGCCGTCAAAGTGTAAGAGAGAGGCGGGGGGGCGTGGGGCCTCTCGTGTCAGCCTGGATCCGGAGCACCGCCCTTCCCTCCGCACAGGGGTCCCTACGAGTACGTGCTGATGCTGCGGCCAGACCTGTACACGGCCAAACACACACAGTGGTTCTACTTCCGTGTCCAAAACACACGGCAGGAGCCACTCTACCGCTTCACCATCGCCAACATGGCCAAGCCCAAGAGCCTCTACGGCCAGGgcctgcagccactgctctACTCCCAGCGGGATGCCCAGAGCCATGGCATAGGCTGGCGCCGGGTTGGGACCGACGTCTGCTACTCCCGCAGTGCAGGGGAGCCGCCAATGTTCCGGCTCAGCTGGACCGTGCGCTTCCCGCACGACGCCGACACGTGCTTCTTTGCCTCCTGCTACCCCTACACCTATTCGGACCTGCAGCGCTACCTGCGCGCGCTGGCAGCCGACCCGGCGCGCTCACGGTACTGCACGGTGCGGGCGCTGTGCCGCAGCCTGGCCGGCAACACCGTCTACCTGCTGACCATCACCAGCCCGGGCGGCGCGGCCGGCAAGCGGGCGGTGGTGGCGAGCGCCCGCGTGCACCCCGGCGAGAGCGGCGGCTCCTGGGCCATGAGGGGATTCCTCGATTTCCTGCTGAGCACCCACGAGGACGCGCAGCTCCTGCGCCGCCTCTTCGTCTTCAAGGTGGTGCCGATGCTCAACCCTGACGGGGTGGTGGTGGGCAACTCCCGCTGCTCCCTGGCGGGACGGGATCCCAACAGGGCCTATGGGAAGGCGCTTCCCGGCTCCTTCCCCGGCGTGTGGCACCTGCGGGCCATGGTCCAGAGGTGAGGTAGGCGTGGGGAGCCGGTGGGACAGGGCCACTCCTGCGGTGGTGCTGGTGGCCATATCCTGATGTGTGCAGGGTGCTGGCGGAGCGGGAGGTGGTGCTGTACTGCGACTTCCACGGGCACAGCCGGAAGAACAACGTTTTCATGTACGGCTGCGATGCCGGCGGGGATGGCACCGGGACACGGCTGTGCCAGCGCGTGTTTCCCCTGATGCTGAGCAAAAACGCCCCCGACAAGGTAGGACATGGGTGCCTCAGAGCCACGTGTTGACTGCGGGAATGCAGGCACTGTGCCGCTTCCCGAGCTGTCCCTGTGAGGTTGGGACCCCTCTGACCCTGTGGGCCCCCagttctccttctccagctgcaagTACCAGGTGCAGAAGAGCAAAGAGGGGACAGGCCGGGTCTCCATGTGGCGCCTGGGCGTCTCCCACAGCTACACCCTAGAGGTGGCCTTCAGTGGCTCCACGCTGGGTGAGGGGCTGCCACAGCCATGGGGACGGTGCCAGCGGGGTGGTCCTGTGTTGGGGACCtgcctttgtttccttttccctgtcccttccaGGTGGGAGGAGCTCCCACTTTAGCGTGGAGGACCTTGAGTCACTGGGCCGCCTCCTCTGTGACACCCTGCTTGACTTCTGCGACCCTGCGCCCGCCAAGGTGGGCTTGGACTTGGCTCAGGGCGCCCTGGTGCTGTGGGACCACGATGACACCCTGACACTGGCactgtcccacagctccagcagtgcctggtggAGGCGGATGCGCTGCTGCAGCGGCAGATGGGTCGTGAGCCAGGCtctggaggcagctggagcGATGTGTCCCCCTCAGAGCTTGAGTCCAGGTATGTCATCCCCTGTCACCTCAAGTCACCCCGTGGTGCCACGGGGACCTGCAGAAGGTTCTTTCCCCCTGCAGCACCAGTGGCTCCGACAGCTCCGTGTCTGACGGGATCCCAGATGACTTCCACAGCCCTGACCAACCAGTGAGTCTCCATGTGCCACTGATTTTGAGCTGGCAGGgatgcagagccaggctggaacaTGGTGACAGAGGGTGCAGATGTGCCAGTGACTCTTTACCACTTGGCACAGATGGAGCCACgcaggaagaagcagctgcagagacGGAGAGCAAGGAATGTCCTGCGCCGAACAAACCGGAGCCACACAAGCATCCCGGTGAGCCTGGAGCCACCACAGTCCATCCAGGCCCCAAGGGGACAGTCCTGCAGGGACACTTGTCCCCAGTGCTGTCCTACCCCTCAAGAGGGTCTGATGCCTCTCCTGTGCCCCCCAGGCCGGGACCCGCAGGCATCCAGTTCTTCCTGGTGTCCAGAGTGGAGGTGTTAGTGCTGGAGAGAAGCCCAGAGCCAGCTCCAGTGTCACctttcccagggcagctggaacAGGGAATGGCCCCCGTGCTGTTGCAGGAAGGGTGCCTGGAGCTGACTCTGGAGTGGCCCTTCCCAAGGTACCTGAAGCAGGGAATGGCCACTGTGCCACTAGGAGAAGGCATCAGCTGGACAGTGGCACAAGCGCTGTGACACACCGCAAGCCACCACTGAGCCCCTGCCACCGTGGTGCCACCAGTGACTCTTCACAGGATCCAGCCATGGGAGTGATCCTGGGGCCATCCTGGCAGCGGGGTGGGCACAGGCCCAGGGACAGGGCCAGGGCACGTCCCCTCACTGTCCATGCAGTGGCCTCACGCTGCTGCGCCTGCGCTCGGCAGTAAAGATGCTGCCACCTCCATGTCTGTGCCTGGTGCTGCCTGTTCGCATTGTGATGTCCCCTCAGGGGTCCTCTTGTCCCCGAGCCTGGCCAGAGTCTCGCTGGCACCCAACCTCGAGCCGCCATGATGTCAGCCTATGCCTGTGGTGCTACCTTGGGCCCTGCCACCATGGTGTCACCTCTGTTGCCTGGTGTCACCTCAGCCCTACCACCATGGTGTCGCCTTGGGCTCTAGGGGATGTGGTGTCGCTAGCTCTGCCACCCAGGTGACTCCTCAGCCCTGTCACCACGCTGTCCCCCCTGTAGCACGGTGTCCCCACAGGCCCCGGGGGTGCCCCCAGTCCCGCAGGCCCCGTTGCCATGGCAACACccccgcggcgccgccggcCGTTTCCACGGCAGCCGCTGCGCTCCCAGGGCGCCCCCCAGCGGCCGGAATCGCGTCATGGCGGCGCCGGAAGTACCGGGGAGGCGGAAGCGGAAGCGGCGGCGGCCGTGGCCGTGTCCTTCTGTGCCGTGACGCCGGGGCGGCACCATGGCAGACGCGGCTTcgcaggtgctgctgggctcGGGGCTCACCGTGCTCTCGCAGCCGCTCATGTACGTGAAGGTGCTGGTACAGGTAAGGGCGGGAGTAGCGGGGTTGAGAGGGGGTACCGGGCCCGGTATCGGCCGCGTGGGGGGTACAGCCTGCCCGTTCCCGCTGCAGGTGGGCTACGAGCCGCTGCCGCCCACCCTGGGGAGGAACATCTTCGGCCGCCAGGTATACCAGCTGCCCGGCCTCTTCTCTTACGGTGAGTCCGCCTTGGTGGGGCCGCCCCGGCGCCGTCCCGGTGCCGCCGTGGGGTCCCCCCGGGGCTGAcggtccccgctgtccccagccaaGCACATCGTAAAGGTGGACGGGAGAGCAGGACTCTTTAAAGGCCTCGCCCCCCGCCTCTGCTCCAGCGCCATCGGCACCGTGGTGCACAGCAAAGTGCTGCAGGTACCGGCACGGGCGgggcgccgggcccggggcgctGCGGGGACCGGGGGTTCTGCTGCCGGGACAGGGGCACACCGGGGCCCCCTGGCTCCCCGCACAGTGCTGACCCTGCGCTGACCCTGCCCTTTGCTCCACAGCGGTACCAGGAGGTCGAGCAGGCTGAGGTGGGTGCAGAGATGCTTCCCACGGGgaacccttcccttcccttcccttcccttcccttcccttcccttcccttcccttcccttcccttcccttcccttcccttcccttcccttcccttcccttcccttcccttcccttcccttcccttcccttcccttccctctcctcctttctccctctatttctctgttcttctattcctcccttctttctttctcttcttctttccctcattcctttcttctttttctccttgtttttcccttctcctcttctctctttctccttccctctttccttcaTTCTGTTCTTCTGTCCGTTTTTCCGTCTCCATGCTTTCCCTCCTTTTTACCCCTTTGTTTCCCTCCgttctttcctcctcctcccctccttccctcctttctcttccctctctccttcctccccacgACCCCTGGATTTGGAGGCTCCAGGCCCCAGCCCTGCATCTGGAGCGCTCCAGTGGGCCAGGAGCTTCCACCCCCACCCTGGGAACAGCGTTCCCACCTGactcctccttccccctccagcctggagccAGCAAGAAGGAGCCAGTGTCCTCACTGGAGCAGGTGCTCaaggaggtgaggaggaggaaggcagtgGGATGtcacatccctgtcccctcctggtgACGCTCCCTTTGTTCCCAGACATCCCGGGAGATGGTCGCCCGCTCTGCCGCCACCGTCATCACCCACCCCTTCCACGGTAGGTGAATCCCCATCCCAAGGGACCGGGGGGCGCAGTGCCAGGTGCCTCCTGTCGCTCCCGTGTCACTCCCGTGTCGCTCCCGTGTCACTCCCGTGTCGCTCCCGTGTCCCCGCAGTGATCACCCTGCGCTGCATGGTGCAGTTCATCGGCCGTGAGACCAAGTACAGGTATGGCCCGGGGGCTCTGGGTGCTCCGGGAGGCTTGGGGCCCTGGGATCGCCCTGACGTtatccctcctcttcctcgctATCCCAGTGGGACACTAAGCGCCTTCACCACAATCTACCGGGAAGAGGGAATCCTGGGATTCTTCGCGTGAGTGCCGGGAAGGCAGGGAGCGGCACGGCGGGGGTGACATCAGTGGGAAGGTCCCAAAATCTTCTTGGGAGTATCTTGgatccctccagcagctccagaaccCACCCGAGCATCCCCGCTCCCAGGGATGGCTGTTCCCCCATCACCCGGCTGCTGTGGGAACAGCCACCCCCTGTCCCAAGccagctgttcccagctctgggcacagtCGGATCCCAACCCTCAGCCAACATTCCCACTGTTTCTTCCCTTGCAGCGGCCTCATCCCGCGGCTCCTCGGGGACAtcctgtccctgtggctgtgcAACATGCTGGCCTACCTCATCAACACGTACGCGCTGGAGAACGGGGTAGGCTCCGCTCCGCGATCCAGAGTGCCAGGAGCTGACggggggcagctccaggggtATTCTGGGAGCCACAATCCCATTTTGGGGGGATTCAGGTGCTGTTGCTCCTCCCTCAGGTCTCCACCATGACTGAGATGAAGAGCTACTCCCAGGCGGTCACTGGGGTGAGTACAGGCACGGGCAGGAGGTGGATCCTTTCCCTAG
The window above is part of the Vidua macroura isolate BioBank_ID:100142 chromosome 6, ASM2450914v1, whole genome shotgun sequence genome. Proteins encoded here:
- the MTCH2 gene encoding mitochondrial carrier homolog 2, with the protein product MADAASQVLLGSGLTVLSQPLMYVKVLVQVGYEPLPPTLGRNIFGRQVYQLPGLFSYAKHIVKVDGRAGLFKGLAPRLCSSAIGTVVHSKVLQRYQEVEQAEPGASKKEPVSSLEQVLKETSREMVARSAATVITHPFHVITLRCMVQFIGRETKYSGTLSAFTTIYREEGILGFFAGLIPRLLGDILSLWLCNMLAYLINTYALENGVSTMTEMKSYSQAVTGFFASMLTYPFVLVSNLMAVNNCGLAGGLLPYAPTYSSWLDCWSQLHREGNMSRGNSLFFRKVPAGKRYVWEEQRFR
- the AGBL2 gene encoding cytosolic carboxypeptidase 2 → MEPTGRRAAQGGEGASAGFGGGRVLKPYDSFIRTHLRFYGYFRDEKTGREETAMSPGKPSGQHPKASTMGNTGPTGQRGPGHEPNPPRVVRTLHQGRLAPFTQPWRSPGEPQAPFSLPAPRWPVECEVIQETIEHIEWVPPKPEPFCPPMGPEQALYTLGEEQGTVVYHSSPVLQGSCFSCARVGGAPGPLSSPAAPLEGPQDTTLLFESRFESGNLQKAVKVGPYEYVLMLRPDLYTAKHTQWFYFRVQNTRQEPLYRFTIANMAKPKSLYGQGLQPLLYSQRDAQSHGIGWRRVGTDVCYSRSAGEPPMFRLSWTVRFPHDADTCFFASCYPYTYSDLQRYLRALAADPARSRYCTVRALCRSLAGNTVYLLTITSPGGAAGKRAVVASARVHPGESGGSWAMRGFLDFLLSTHEDAQLLRRLFVFKVVPMLNPDGVVVGNSRCSLAGRDPNRAYGKALPGSFPGVWHLRAMVQRVLAEREVVLYCDFHGHSRKNNVFMYGCDAGGDGTGTRLCQRVFPLMLSKNAPDKFSFSSCKYQVQKSKEGTGRVSMWRLGVSHSYTLEVAFSGSTLGGRSSHFSVEDLESLGRLLCDTLLDFCDPAPAKLQQCLVEADALLQRQMGREPGSGGSWSDVSPSELESSTSGSDSSVSDGIPDDFHSPDQPMEPRRKKQLQRRRARNVLRRTNRSHTSIPAGTRRHPVLPGVQSGGVSAGEKPRASSSVTFPRAAGTGNGPRAVAGRVPGADSGVALPKVPEAGNGHCATRRRHQLDSGTSAVTHRKPPLSPCHRGATSDSSQDPAMGVILGPSWQRGGHRPRDRARARPLTVHAVASRCCACARQ